In Triticum urartu cultivar G1812 chromosome 6, Tu2.1, whole genome shotgun sequence, the following proteins share a genomic window:
- the LOC125516713 gene encoding WAS/WASL-interacting protein family member 1-like produces MEERSWRRLVGREGVVASELVEADGSCDRRRWVARCGRGWAAAGGALGPGVGGGGRRAGAGGGRRRVARWGQRWAAGGVDSGRLGQRVVREVGNNYSDHSCPYKGPITCSRHFRKRTPEKTTRSRTSRSSLSPDSSSCSPPIRPATRSPPRPGSPPTPSLSPALDRASPLCPAPKRRAAIDPRIRPPRPAPGTRHSHHGQQPCGRSSPSKSPEHRPPRIWPGTGRGRALAPRSTRGSVPQPPSPEIRQRSATPRPLPPNPRIPTAPASASPCALHRRQQELGRHHHADSSRWGTTTAAIWRFTAATSSGSTDAPPLLEPPARTTTTPPSSCCSGVSHREVRPGQPLQFDVTA; encoded by the exons ATGGAGGAAAGGTCCTGGCGGAGGCTAGTGGGGAGAGAGGGCGTGGTGGCCAGCGAGTTGGTGGAGGCGGATGGCAGCTGCGACAGGCGACGGTGGGTGGCGCGCTGTGGCCGGGggtgggcggcggcgggtggcgcgcTGGGGCCGGGGGTGGGCGGTGGCGGGAGGCGTGCTGGGGCcggcggtgggcggcggcgggtggcgcgcTGGGGCCAGCGGTGGGCAGCGGGTGGCGTCGACAGCGGGAGATTGGGGCAAAGAGTTGTGCGAGAGGTGGGG aataacTATTCGGATCACAGCTGCCCCTATAAGGGCCCGATTACATGTTCCCGACATTTCAGAAAACGCACACCTGAGAAAACGACCCGTTCCCGCACCTCCCGCAGCTCGCTCTCCCCTGATTCCTCCTCTTGCTCTCCCCCGATTCGTCCTGCGACGAGGTCACCGCCCCGCCCTGGATCTCCCCCCACCCCCTCGCTCTCCCCCGCCCTGGATCGCGCCTCCCCGCTGTGCCCCGCCCCAAAGAGGCGCGCCGCCATCGACCCCCGGATTAggccgccgcgccccgccccaG GTACCCGTCATAGCCACCATGGACAGCAGCCATGCGGCAGGAGCTCGCCATCGAAGTCCCCCGAGCACCGTCCGCCCCGAATCTGGCCGGGAACCGGGCGAGGCCGAGCCCTCGCGCCCAGATCCACGCGTGGCTCAGTGCCACAACCACCATCACCGGAGATCCGACAGAGATCAGCAACCCCACGACCTCTACCTCCCAACCCCCGCATACCCACCGCCCCAGCTAGTGCGTCGCCCTGTGCACTCCACCGCCGGCAGCAAGAGCTTGGACGCCACCACCACGCAGACTCCTCCCGGTGGGGCACAACCACCGCAGCAATCTGGAGGTTCACCGCGGCTACCTCGAGCGGTTCAACTGACGCGCCCCCGCTTCTGGAACCACCTGCCAGGACGACCACCACCCCTCCCTCCTCCTGTTGCAG CGGCGTATCACATAGGGAAGTTCGACCCGGACAACCGCTTCAGTTTGATGTCACTGCATAG